From the Ctenopharyngodon idella isolate HZGC_01 chromosome 3, HZGC01, whole genome shotgun sequence genome, one window contains:
- the LOC127510058 gene encoding gastrula zinc finger protein XlCGF52.1-like — translation MSDPEPCRMKHIEDTEEQRDLMEESEELSEVEEKHHDKPGEKPLSRSKNKKTFLKKKRAKKSFTCTQCGKSFPYEKYLEIHMRVHTGEKPFTCTQCGKSYMRSSHLNRHMMIHNGEKPFTCDQCGKSFSEKRNLEIHTRIHTGENPFTCNQCGKSFSEKRNLEIHTRIHTGEKPFTCDQCGKKFLRASVLKRHLTVHMKEKPHSCSVCGKSFSHPKKLKEHQKIHTDVREYMCFGCEKTFTTANCLKQHQRIHTGEKPYKCSHCDKRFNRSGSLKAHEMIHTGEKPFKCSYCNKSFSLSSHLKRHETIHTGEKPYKCSHCDKRFNLSSCLKRHEMIHTGEKPHTCDQCGKSFAFKSYLRLHMRTHAVHKIYHCYLCGENFPQLSSLFTHTKNNHSLKSRTTKKHLEEEDSGNMSDPGPCRMKHTEDTEEQRDLMDVNKKG, via the exons atgagtgatccagaaccctgcagaatgaaacacattgaagatactgaagaacaaagag ACCtgatggaagagagtgaagaactgagtgaagtggaggagaaacatcatgacaaacctggagaaaaacctttgaGTCGCTCAAagaataaaaagacatttttaaagaaaaaaagagcaaagaaatctttcacctgcactcagtgtggaaagagtttcccaTATGAGAAATATCTTGagattcacatgagagttcatactggagaaaaaccgttTACATGCACTCAGTGCGGGAAGAGTTACATGCGATCATCACACCTTAACAGGCACATGATGATCCACaacggagagaagccgttcacatgtgatcaatgtggaaagagtttctcaGAAAAACGAAATCTTGAAATTCACACAAGAATTCATACCGGAGAGAATCCGTTCACATGtaatcagtgtggaaagagtttctcaGAAAAACGAAATCTTGAAATTCACacaagaattcatactggagagaagccgttcacatgtgatcagtgtgggaaaaAATTTCTTAGAGCATCAGTCCTGAAGAGACACCTGACAGTTCATATGAAGGAGAAGCCAcattcatgttctgtgtgtggaaagagtttttcacatCCTAAAAAACTGAAAGAACATCAGAAAATTCATACTGATGTGAGAGAGTACATGTGCTTTGGGTGTGAGAAGACTTTTACTACAgcaaactgtttaaaacagcaccagagaattcacactggagaaaaaccttacaagtgttcacactgtgacaagagattcaatcGGTCAGGAAGCCTGAAAGCACATGAgatgatccacactggagaaaaacctttcaAGTGTTCGTACTGCAACAAGAGCTTCAGTCTGTCATCACATCTGAAAAGACATGAGACAatccacaccggagagaaaccttacaagtgttcccactgtgacaagagatttaATCTGTCATCATGTCTGAAAAGACACGAgatgatccacactggagagaagccacacacgtgtgatcagtgtggaaagagttttgctTTTAAAAGCTACCTTAGGCTACACATGAGGACCCATGCAGTGCATAAAATATATCACTGCTATCTATGTGGGGAGAATTTTCCACAGTTATCTTCTTTATTCACTCATACGAAGAACAATCACAGTCTGAAGTCACG AACTACCAAAAAGCATCTGGAAGAAGAGGACAGTGGGAACATGAGTGATCCAGGAccctgcagaatgaaacacactgaagatactgaagaacaaagag aCCTGATGGACGTGAACAAGAAAGGTTAA
- the LOC127509916 gene encoding zinc finger protein OZF-like, with translation MHSEQQGELKSVKTEFTEDYSENMSDPEPCRVKQEDNEEPRDLIKDNEESEELNEVEEKHHVKTEEKSSSCSQTERKFVLRRRAKKNFICPQCGKRFPNKQNLKRHTRVHSGERPFTCDQCGSTFTAAHVLKQHQRIHTGEKPYKCSHCEKRFSRSSHLKRHEAIHSREKPHTCDQCGNNFAQANCLKLYLCSHSRERPFKCDQCGKTFYRAEHLKIHMKVHSKEKPHMCSLCGKSFSHLDYFKMHQKRHSVVKDYMCFDCGKTFITSSILKQHQRIHTGEKPYKCSRCNKRFTLSGHLKSHEKIHTGEKPHTCDQCGKSFQEKGTLKTHMKIHTGEKLHTCDQCGKSFTYANTLKLHLRSHSGERPFNCDQCGKSFISSSTLKIHLSVHTKEKPHMCSLCGKSFAQMSALKVHQKSHSGVKDQMCFDCGMTFTTSSGLKRHQRIHTGEKPYKCSYCDKSFNRSGTLKRHEMIHTGEKPYKCSHCDKRFSLSEYLKKHERTHAGEETYKCSHCDKRFRRSGNLRRHERTHAGEESQT, from the exons ATGCATTCAGAGCAGCAGGGAGAGCTGAAGTCTGTAAAGACAGAGTTTACTGAAGATTACAGCGAgaacatgagtgatccagaaccctgCAGAGTGAAGCAAGAAGATAATGAAGAACCaagag ACCTGATAAAAGATAATGAGGAGAGTGAAGAATTAAATGAAGTGGAGGAGAAACATCATGTCAAAACTGAAGAAAAATCTTCAAGTTGCTCACAGACTGAAAGAAAATTTGTACTGAGAAGAAGAGCCAAGAAAAATTTTAtttgccctcagtgtggaaaaagattcccaaacaaacaaaatcttaaacGTCACACGAGAGTTCATAGTGGCGAGaggccgttcacatgtgatcagtgtgggagTACTTTTACTGCAGCTCACGTATTGAAGCAGCAccagaggatccacactggagagaaaccttacaagtgttcacactgtgaaaAGAGATTCAGTCGGTCATCACATCTGAAAAGACATGAGGCGATACACAGCAGAGAGAAGCCGCAcacgtgtgatcagtgtggaaataATTTTGCACAAGCAAACTGTCTTAAACTATATCTGTGCTCTCACTCTAGAGAAAGACCATTTAAGTGTGATCAGTGCGGTAAAACATTTTATAGAGCAGAACACCTGAAGATCCACATGAAAGTCCATTCAAAGGAGAAGCCTCACATGTGTTCtctgtgtggaaagagtttttcacacctggattattttaaaatgcaccaGAAAAGACACAGTGTTGTGAAGGATTATATGTGTTTTGATTGTGGGAAGACCTTTATTACATCTTCCATATTGAAACAGCAccagaggatccacactggagaaaaaccttacaagtgttcacgcTGTAACAAGAGATTCACTTTGTCCGGACATCTGAAATCACACGAGaagatccacactggagagaagccgcacaCGTGTGATCAATGTGGGAAAAGTTTTCAAGAAAAAGGAACACTTAAGACACACATgaaaatccacactggagagaaactgcacacatgtgatcagtgcggGAAGAGCTTCACATATGCAAACACTCTTAAATTACATCTGCGTTCTCACTCTGGAGAGAGACCgtttaactgtgatcagtgcGGTAAATCATTCATTTCATCATCAACCCTAAAGATCCACCTGAGTGTCCATACGAAGGAGAAGCCTCACATGTGCtctttgtgtggaaagagttttgctCAGATGAGTGCTTTAAAAGTACACCAGAAAAGTCACAGCGGTGTGAAGGATCAGATGTGCTTTGATTGTGGGATGACCTTTACTACATCTTCCGGATTGAAACGGCACcaaagaattcacactggagagaaaccttacaagtgttcgtACTGTGACAAGAGCTTCAATCGGTCAGGAACTCTGAAAAGACATGAgatgatccacactggagaaaaaccttacaagtgttcacactgtgacaagagattcagtctgTCAGAATATCTGAAAAAACATGAGCGGACTCACGCTGGAGAAGAaacttacaagtgttcacactgtgacaagagattcaggcGATCAGGAAATCTAAGAAGACACGAGAGGACTCACGCTGGAGAAGAGTCGCAAAcgtga